From Chlamydia avium 10DC88:
TTTACTTTCTCAGTTACGTAATTTGAATTTAGATTTTGAGTTCTTGACAAATCCTAAATCAGGAAGAAATCATCGGGATCAACAGAATGAAAAAAATGTGTCTTTCAAAATTGCTAAAGGGAGAAAAACCTTTAAAATAGATACCTCTGCAGCTAAAGCTATTGCTAATGCTGCAGAGGCGTGGGTTATTGCAAGAAATAGAGGAGTGCTGGATATGGCTTCTCTATTGTTTGAGAGTAAAGATGATGAAGTTTAAGCAACGCGTTTTTCTTCGGTGAGAGGAAGTGCTTGCTCTTTTATAGGATATACAACAGCACATTGATTTTCTAAGTCTTTCCAAATAGTGTTCAGTTTTTTTAGTTGTTTAGTCGTTAGGTTATCTAAAATCAAAATATCTTCAGAATTTAAGTTAAACCCAGCTTCGGACCAATTTGCTGATCCTGTAATTAATACACGGTTATCGATGATGGCAAACTTGTGATGCAATCGGTGGCGAGTAACTTTAGCTTGTAATGTCAGTGAGGAATTTTTTAGTGCTTCGATTTGACGAATAGCGAGTTTTTTAAAATCCTTATCCACAAGAATCTGTACATTTACTCCACGTTTTTGGGCGGCATTCAATTCTAGAAAAATAGGAGGATAGGTTAACGCGAACATAGCAACGCGTATTGTTTTTTTTGCTGTTTTCAATGTCTGTAAGATTGTAGATAGTGCTTGTCTTTGATCTCCGGGAAGGGAGAAGTATTGTGCATTTTGTTTATGAATCTTAAATTCTCCAGAAGATTCTTTTTTAATATGCTGGCATAGCTCACTACTTTTTAAGCCAATGATTAAATTACTATCTTGGATTAGGGAGGGGTGAGTGTAATTTGCAGATCCTAGCCAGGCATAGGTATTATCAATAGCAAGAGCTTTTTGATGCATAAGTTTCCTAACTTTAGCAGGATGCTCTACGAGAGTTACTTTGGAAGTATGAGGGAAGTCAGTAACACCTGTCATTTTTTCATAATGAATGGTTACTGGAAGATTTGCCTTGGCTTGATTTGCAAAACTAGTGTAGATTTCAGGAGATGTAAGACGATAAATACGTAGAAATATATCATATTTAGCAGAATCTATGGCATCACAAAGGACTTTTAGAGGTTCATCATTACATTGTTTACTGTAGATAACAGGTTCTGATGAAGAAAGAAATGTCTGAAAGGTATCTGCAGGGGGAGATTTTAGAAAGATCCCCAGGATGAATAATGATCCCGCTGTTACAGCAATTTTTATACGTGCATAAGCTTTATTTTTCATGGTGTAAATTAAAATAGAGTTTATTATTTTTTTTCTTTTTAGAAGCGTTTTTTTAAAATAAACCCAATTACTTATCTAGTAAATTTCAATTAGTGTTTTGGGAAATATTCATTCCAACGTTGAGAAACCTTATTTACAGTATTTTCGTCAGGTATAACTTCTTTTGGATAATGAGGTTTCATTAATGAATTTAGAATTATGGGGAGGGTATAGTTTGGATGGTGATGGATAACTTGGGTGAAATGTGAGTAGATATCCGTTGCAGGGGATGATCTAGTGAAAGTTTTCCATATAAAATCTTTATGACTTGATAATGTAGACTCAAGATCCTCTGTTAGGATGACTAAAGGCCAGGAGGCCAGAGAAGGATTTTGTAACAATTTCTCGGGGGATGTTTGTAATGAGGTTTCAAGAACAAGACATCCGGGGCAAAAAACCCCGATATCAGTTACCTGGGGTAGGGATCTCCCTTTATAGCTGGGAAAAAGGTCTCGAATTTGTTGGCCAGTTCCCATAAGGATAGCTTTTGATCCTTTGTTGAGAGAAGGACCTGTATAATCTAAAGTATCATTCGAAGTTTCCGATAGAATAATGAGATCACGATGGGGCAGAATTCTTGCTAATAGTGTTTCTAGAAAGATAGGAAAATCATTGAGATCGACAACTTGATCAGTGATCATGAGGAATTTTGTTAGAGATAGTTGCCCTTCTCCAAGGATTCTCAGTGCTGTTGCTAGGGATTCTTTCCAGTAGCGTTCTTTAACAACTGCAGCTGTTAACGCATGAAAACCTGCTTCTCCATAGCTTTTTAATTTTTGGACTCCTGGCATGACCAAAGGAAATAGGGGAGAGAGATATTCTTGAAGCTTATTACCCAAATAGAAGTCTTCTTGATAGGGTTTCCCAACGACAGTTGCTGGGTAAATCGCATCTTTCCGATGATAAATTTGTTTGCATTGAAAAATAGGGAAATCATGCTGTAGGCTATAATACCCAAAATGATCTCCAAAAGGCCCCTCAGGATGACGTTGATGAGGGACTCCCTCTCCTATAAGAATAAATTCAGAATCATAGATCAGAGGATGTTTTGTGAGAGGATTTCTTCGGTAGGATAATTTTTTCCCTTGTAAAAATGTGCAGAAAAGAAGTTCAGAAACGTTTTCTGGAAGGGGAGCAATTGCAGAGAGGATAAGAAACGGATTCCCAGATAGAAATACCGTAACAGGGAGCGGATGATTTCTTTGTTCAGCTTCATAAAAATGCATTCCCCCGCCCTTATGAATTTGAAAATGCAAACCTAAGGTTTGATTATCAAACCTTTGCATACGATACATGCCTAAATTAGGAATTTTAGAGATAGGGGACTCTGTATAGACAAGGGGAAGAGTAAGAAAGGCTCCTCCGTCTTCGGGCCAACAAGTCAGCATGGGCAAACGGTTCAAATCTACGGAAGACATCTTTTTGTAAGGAAATTTTGAAAAATATGACCGACGTAATCCTAAAGATAAACAGCGAGATAAAAGTTTAAGGTGATTCCATGGTTGAGAAAATTTCGGAAAAGAGGAAAAGAGCTGAATAACTTGAGATATCAAATTATCAGGAACAGTAGAAAATATTAAATCTACCCGTTTTTGTGTTCCAAAAAGATTAGTTAATACGGGAAAAGAACATCCTCGAACACGATGAAATAAAAGAGCTGGGCCTTGGTTTTGAATAACGCGACGATGAATTTCTGCAATCTCTAAATAAGGATCTACAGGAGAAAAAACATCAATAAGATCGTTTTGAGACCTTAAAAGGGAAATAAGACACCTTAATGAAGACACGACTTTTCCCTTTTATTAAGATATGATTAAAAGCTTTTATTTTTAGATCTAACGATTGCTTTTTCTAAACCAAGTTTATCAATAAGACGCAGGGCAGAAGTAGAAATTGTAAGTTTAAGAAACCGATTTTGTTCTACAGACCATAGCTTTTTTGTCACCATGTTAGGGAAAAAACGTCTTTTAGTTTTCCCCGTAACTTTTAGACCGATTCCTTTTTTCTTCTTAGCAATACCTCGCATGGTATAACTGTTGCCGCAACGAGGTCGTTTCCCTGTAAGTGGACACTTTCTTGACATGATTCCTCTATTATTAACTTTACTGTTATCGAAAGAGTAAGAAACACACGATTCAAAGGTTCCATGTTAGACGTTTTCAAATATATCTAAAAGGTTTTTTATTCAAAAATTTTAATCAGGCATAATTAAAATTTATTTTGAGTTCTTTGATTTGAGAAAATCCTAGAGGTTAGAAAGAA
This genomic window contains:
- the rpmB gene encoding 50S ribosomal protein L28, which encodes MSRKCPLTGKRPRCGNSYTMRGIAKKKKGIGLKVTGKTKRRFFPNMVTKKLWSVEQNRFLKLTISTSALRLIDKLGLEKAIVRSKNKSF
- a CDS encoding phospholipase D-like domain-containing protein codes for the protein MKNKAYARIKIAVTAGSLFILGIFLKSPPADTFQTFLSSSEPVIYSKQCNDEPLKVLCDAIDSAKYDIFLRIYRLTSPEIYTSFANQAKANLPVTIHYEKMTGVTDFPHTSKVTLVEHPAKVRKLMHQKALAIDNTYAWLGSANYTHPSLIQDSNLIIGLKSSELCQHIKKESSGEFKIHKQNAQYFSLPGDQRQALSTILQTLKTAKKTIRVAMFALTYPPIFLELNAAQKRGVNVQILVDKDFKKLAIRQIEALKNSSLTLQAKVTRHRLHHKFAIIDNRVLITGSANWSEAGFNLNSEDILILDNLTTKQLKKLNTIWKDLENQCAVVYPIKEQALPLTEEKRVA
- a CDS encoding menaquinone biosynthesis decarboxylase, whose product is MSSLRCLISLLRSQNDLIDVFSPVDPYLEIAEIHRRVIQNQGPALLFHRVRGCSFPVLTNLFGTQKRVDLIFSTVPDNLISQVIQLFSSFPKFSQPWNHLKLLSRCLSLGLRRSYFSKFPYKKMSSVDLNRLPMLTCWPEDGGAFLTLPLVYTESPISKIPNLGMYRMQRFDNQTLGLHFQIHKGGGMHFYEAEQRNHPLPVTVFLSGNPFLILSAIAPLPENVSELLFCTFLQGKKLSYRRNPLTKHPLIYDSEFILIGEGVPHQRHPEGPFGDHFGYYSLQHDFPIFQCKQIYHRKDAIYPATVVGKPYQEDFYLGNKLQEYLSPLFPLVMPGVQKLKSYGEAGFHALTAAVVKERYWKESLATALRILGEGQLSLTKFLMITDQVVDLNDFPIFLETLLARILPHRDLIILSETSNDTLDYTGPSLNKGSKAILMGTGQQIRDLFPSYKGRSLPQVTDIGVFCPGCLVLETSLQTSPEKLLQNPSLASWPLVILTEDLESTLSSHKDFIWKTFTRSSPATDIYSHFTQVIHHHPNYTLPIILNSLMKPHYPKEVIPDENTVNKVSQRWNEYFPKH